In Thermocrinis minervae, a single genomic region encodes these proteins:
- the rplI gene encoding 50S ribosomal protein L9, with protein sequence MKVILLKDVEGYGTIGDIVQVKDGFANNYLIPRGLALRATPSNVKHVQSILQQKAKKLQKEKEKAEKLAKELEGLVVSIKRKVGEKGKLFGSVTVNEIAQALQSLGYDVDRKKILLKNPIKEVGMYTVAIKLHPEIVVNIKVDVQPE encoded by the coding sequence ATGAAGGTAATACTCCTCAAGGATGTAGAGGGTTATGGAACTATAGGCGATATAGTGCAGGTGAAAGACGGCTTTGCCAATAACTACCTTATACCGAGAGGATTGGCTCTTAGAGCCACACCTTCCAACGTAAAGCATGTGCAGAGTATACTGCAACAAAAAGCTAAGAAGCTTCAAAAAGAGAAGGAAAAGGCAGAGAAGCTTGCTAAGGAACTTGAAGGTCTGGTGGTAAGCATAAAGAGAAAGGTGGGTGAAAAGGGTAAGCTGTTTGGTTCTGTGACCGTGAACGAAATCGCTCAAGCTCTTCAAAGCTTAGGATACGACGTAGACAGGAAGAAGATACTGCTCAAAAACCCTATAAAAGAGGTGGGCATGTACACGGTGGCCATAAAGCTCCACCCTGAGATAGTGGTAAACATAAAGGTTGATGTACAGCCAGAGTAG
- the cysM gene encoding cysteine synthase B, with protein MWILGEHDEPYRKARNSILNLVGNTPLVKIRKVLPKDISPKVEIYAKLEGFNPGGSVKDRPALSMFLDAIKRGLITEGKVVIDATSGNTGIALAMVGAALGVPVELAMPANVSEERKRIIKAYGAKVYLTDPLEGTDGAILFVRGLVEKNPERYVYLDQYNNPANWKAHFYSTGIEIWHQTGGRVTHLVAGIGTGGTIMGTGRRLKVYNPDIQVIGVQPAYPFHGIEGLKHIESSIKPGIFDESFLDRTIFVETEDAYEMTKRLALEEAIFVGQSSGAALWAALQLAKELEEGLIVVIFPDGGSKYLSTAPFRD; from the coding sequence ATGTGGATATTAGGAGAACATGACGAACCCTACAGAAAGGCAAGAAACTCCATCCTAAACCTTGTGGGAAACACGCCCCTGGTCAAGATAAGAAAGGTACTGCCTAAGGACATATCGCCAAAGGTAGAGATATACGCAAAGCTGGAGGGTTTTAACCCTGGAGGATCTGTAAAAGACAGGCCTGCCCTTTCCATGTTCCTTGACGCCATAAAGAGGGGTCTAATCACTGAAGGAAAGGTGGTAATAGACGCTACCTCAGGAAACACAGGCATAGCCCTGGCTATGGTAGGAGCAGCCCTTGGAGTACCTGTGGAGCTGGCCATGCCGGCGAACGTAAGCGAGGAGAGGAAGAGGATAATAAAGGCATACGGGGCCAAGGTGTACCTTACAGACCCTCTAGAAGGAACAGATGGAGCCATTCTCTTTGTGAGGGGGTTGGTGGAGAAGAACCCAGAAAGGTACGTATACCTTGACCAGTACAACAATCCAGCAAACTGGAAGGCTCACTTCTACTCCACCGGTATAGAAATATGGCATCAAACAGGGGGAAGGGTTACGCATCTAGTTGCCGGTATAGGTACAGGTGGTACCATAATGGGTACAGGAAGGAGGTTGAAAGTTTACAACCCAGATATACAGGTGATTGGTGTCCAACCAGCCTATCCCTTCCACGGTATAGAGGGTCTAAAGCACATAGAGAGCTCTATAAAGCCAGGCATATTTGACGAGAGCTTTTTAGACAGGACTATATTCGTGGAGACGGAGGACGCTTACGAGATGACCAAAAGACTTGCATTGGAAGAGGCTATTTTTGTAGGTCAGTCTTCTGGGGCTGCACTATGGGCTGCACTACAACTGGCAAAGGAATTAGAAGAAGGTCTTATCGTGGTTATATTCCCAGATGGTGGAAGTAAGTATCTCTCTACTGCACCCTTCAGGGATTAA
- the moaD gene encoding molybdopterin converting factor subunit 1, giving the protein MLKVMYFSIIREKLKKSQEDIDFQGSVKDLKGYLSERYPDLRHLIEASKVAVNEEYVDDDFPLKGGERVALIPPVSGG; this is encoded by the coding sequence ATGCTTAAGGTGATGTACTTTTCCATAATCAGGGAGAAGCTAAAGAAGTCTCAAGAGGATATAGACTTTCAAGGAAGCGTAAAGGATCTCAAAGGATACCTTTCCGAAAGGTATCCAGATCTTAGGCATCTTATAGAAGCTTCTAAAGTAGCAGTGAACGAAGAGTACGTGGACGATGACTTCCCTTTAAAGGGAGGCGAGAGGGTAGCCCTTATCCCTCCAGTCAGCGGTGGATAA
- the ssb gene encoding single-stranded DNA-binding protein — MLNKVLIIGRLTGDPTFQYLPSGAKVAEFTLAYNRRYKVGEEWKEESHFFDVRAYGRLAEDLPTKLSKGYLVVVEGRLTQHRWIDKEGNKRSKVRIIAESVRIISKPKVEDTIEEEVLPVERFEDLDSEEHKIENDEDIVF, encoded by the coding sequence TTGCTCAATAAGGTCCTTATAATAGGACGGCTTACAGGTGATCCCACCTTTCAGTATCTTCCTTCAGGTGCTAAGGTGGCTGAGTTTACCTTAGCTTACAACAGAAGGTATAAGGTAGGTGAAGAGTGGAAAGAAGAAAGTCACTTCTTTGACGTGAGAGCCTATGGTAGATTGGCAGAAGATCTTCCTACTAAGCTTTCTAAGGGATATCTTGTAGTAGTAGAAGGTAGACTTACTCAGCACAGGTGGATAGACAAAGAAGGGAACAAACGAAGTAAGGTACGGATAATCGCAGAATCTGTAAGGATTATAAGTAAACCAAAGGTAGAGGATACCATAGAAGAAGAAGTTCTGCCAGTTGAACGTTTTGAAGATCTTGACTCAGAAGAGCACAAAATAGAAAACGATGAAGACATAGTCTTTTAA
- a CDS encoding glycosyltransferase family 9 protein: MDKKALLVRFSSLGDVVLVSSLFDPLISLGYRPFLLTFEPYGELFSDDKRVEVIQIRKDELLKTVNILKGFDLYIDLHKNLRSMLLRLLIRGRWLSYDKQSIRRRLSVTFKVFRKPYNVLESYGKILGVNHIRPKIEVSQERLNLLREKVGEGFIAVGPGARYRKKRYPYFEEVVNKLIGLGFKVVLVGSAEERDLVKHPLALNLCGELSLVDTLAVLKLARLFIGNDSGLLHMARAVKTKVLQIYGGTHPTLGFSVFEDEGKYLIKGLDCQPCDVHGKGKCKYADYRCLEIDPRRIVEEALSLVEPLK; encoded by the coding sequence GTGGATAAGAAAGCACTGCTTGTAAGGTTTTCATCCCTCGGCGATGTGGTCCTTGTATCTTCCTTGTTTGATCCACTCATAAGCTTAGGCTACAGACCTTTTCTTTTAACCTTTGAACCTTACGGTGAGCTTTTTAGCGATGATAAAAGGGTGGAGGTAATCCAGATAAGGAAGGACGAGCTTCTAAAGACTGTAAACATCCTAAAGGGTTTTGACCTGTATATAGACCTTCACAAAAACTTAAGGAGTATGCTTTTAAGGTTATTGATAAGGGGAAGGTGGCTCTCTTACGACAAGCAGTCCATAAGGAGGAGACTCTCTGTGACCTTCAAGGTTTTCAGAAAACCCTACAACGTCCTTGAAAGCTATGGGAAGATCTTGGGCGTTAACCATATAAGGCCTAAGATAGAAGTCTCTCAGGAGAGGTTAAATCTTTTGAGGGAAAAAGTGGGGGAGGGTTTTATAGCAGTCGGTCCAGGAGCACGTTACAGGAAAAAACGTTATCCATACTTTGAAGAAGTTGTAAACAAGCTCATAGGTCTGGGTTTTAAGGTTGTTTTGGTGGGAAGTGCTGAGGAGAGGGATCTTGTTAAGCACCCGCTTGCTCTGAACCTATGCGGAGAGCTATCATTGGTAGATACCTTGGCAGTGTTAAAGCTGGCTAGGCTTTTTATAGGTAACGACTCGGGACTTTTGCACATGGCCAGGGCTGTAAAGACAAAAGTGTTGCAGATCTATGGTGGAACTCATCCCACCCTTGGCTTTTCTGTATTTGAGGATGAAGGTAAGTATCTCATCAAAGGGTTGGATTGCCAACCTTGTGATGTACATGGAAAAGGCAAGTGTAAGTACGCAGACTATAGATGTCTTGAAATTGATCCACGGAGGATAGTGGAAGAGGCTTTGAGTTTAGTAGAACCTCTCAAGTAG
- a CDS encoding flagellar hook assembly protein FlgD yields the protein MNETQSVAQSTPKILPQDYTPGIDNLSSDDFLKIYLETLKYQDPFQEQDFSKMLDDMVKLNQVKYMNYTENFFNKLTTLLNQFTFLQSLSLIGKSFIFSADSLNPTTGLDYYLVSPQAVSNARVDFVDNAGNVVKSVQMNLDQGPNRLDISGLPYGDYAVKVYVNGQEVDSVKLGYLAKVVSLSLQNNSPILELSNGSYVDPYKIVYAGGV from the coding sequence ATGAATGAAACACAATCCGTAGCCCAGTCTACGCCAAAGATACTGCCGCAGGACTATACGCCGGGAATAGACAACCTTTCCTCGGATGACTTTCTGAAGATATACCTTGAAACTCTAAAGTATCAGGATCCTTTCCAAGAGCAAGATTTCTCAAAGATGCTCGACGATATGGTAAAGCTAAACCAGGTAAAGTACATGAACTACACCGAGAACTTCTTTAACAAGCTGACTACTCTCCTTAACCAGTTTACCTTTCTGCAGAGTCTGTCTTTGATAGGTAAGAGCTTCATATTCTCCGCGGATTCTCTAAACCCAACCACGGGCCTTGACTACTATCTAGTTTCTCCACAAGCTGTAAGCAACGCAAGAGTTGATTTTGTTGACAACGCGGGCAATGTGGTCAAAAGCGTGCAGATGAATCTAGACCAAGGTCCTAACCGCCTAGACATATCTGGACTTCCCTATGGGGACTACGCTGTAAAGGTCTATGTAAACGGTCAGGAAGTGGACAGTGTAAAACTTGGATACTTAGCAAAGGTAGTATCTTTAAGTCTCCAAAACAACAGCCCTATTCTTGAGCTAAGCAATGGGTCTTATGTAGACCCTTACAAGATAGTATACGCTGGAGGGGTATAA
- the ccsB gene encoding c-type cytochrome biogenesis protein CcsB — protein sequence MREIEYKGTKSVEYSKFLYFLPFLLALPLSWVPIDNLLWYRLALYGYGLSSILYLLNLFLRSKALGRWATLSLYLSLLLNLIAMGRRTYQTYQMGAFHPPWSNLFEALTFWAFMVGVLYLILELKYHVRLLGALVVPVSFLLSLFADVYAVKEITPLIPALRSYWLYFHVVTAFLGYAGFTVAFGGALLYLVKEKFPNLSFLPSKDLLEEISYKAVVLVFPVWTLSIILGSLWAYEAWGGYWSWDPKEVWSLIVWLFFGAYLHARQMLGWKGKRTSWMLVFGYITVLICFFAINLFFPGLHSYAKD from the coding sequence ATGAGAGAAATCGAGTACAAAGGAACCAAGTCTGTAGAGTATTCCAAGTTTTTATACTTCTTGCCCTTCCTCTTAGCCCTTCCGCTCTCTTGGGTACCCATTGACAACCTTTTGTGGTACCGCCTGGCACTTTACGGATATGGCCTTTCTTCCATTCTTTACCTACTGAACCTTTTCTTAAGGTCTAAAGCTTTGGGCAGATGGGCTACTTTGAGCCTTTACCTGTCGCTGCTTTTAAACCTTATAGCTATGGGAAGGAGAACTTACCAGACCTATCAGATGGGGGCCTTCCATCCACCGTGGAGCAACCTCTTTGAAGCCCTTACCTTCTGGGCTTTCATGGTGGGTGTTTTGTACCTTATTTTGGAGCTAAAGTACCACGTTAGGCTTCTGGGTGCCTTAGTGGTCCCAGTATCCTTCTTACTTTCCCTGTTTGCAGACGTATACGCCGTCAAGGAAATAACTCCACTTATACCCGCACTAAGAAGCTATTGGCTTTACTTCCACGTGGTTACAGCCTTCTTAGGTTATGCTGGCTTTACTGTAGCCTTTGGGGGTGCCCTTCTGTACCTTGTGAAAGAAAAGTTTCCAAACCTTTCCTTCCTTCCTTCAAAGGATCTTCTGGAAGAGATATCCTATAAAGCTGTAGTCTTGGTTTTCCCTGTGTGGACTTTGTCAATAATACTAGGTTCCCTATGGGCTTACGAGGCATGGGGTGGCTATTGGAGTTGGGACCCTAAGGAAGTTTGGTCTCTGATAGTTTGGTTATTCTTTGGAGCTTACCTTCACGCTAGACAGATGCTAGGCTGGAAAGGTAAAAGAACTTCCTGGATGCTCGTCTTTGGATACATTACAGTGCTTATCTGCTTCTTTGCTATAAACCTCTTCTTCCCAGGACTTCACAGCTATGCAAAAGATTAA
- a CDS encoding EAL and HDOD domain-containing protein: MYGVYKQGIYNRRGELVFYELFLEETTSGKYPEGVDPLKATSIVIDVITELGPRNVGGGKLLFINVPAIFLEASMFDLLPPEYIGIELVENKRLSSTFYENIKVLLRRGFKFCIDDFGFEKIDYLPLLNKCHYVKIDIKNSPYDEEELTEVIGILKDLKKGIIAKNIETKEDYEFAIELGFDFFQGFYLAKPIRVKDARTVAFIKTTILKLYEALKKGDIKNVVEVLEKDVGATYKLLKFASSAYFPKPKRISTVDEAVAYLGLDNLVKFTIILALSEVFADDDDIEIWKKALFKAILMEKLASIYAPHIKEKAYLAGLFSTASEALNQSPEEVARELSLDEDIIQAYEGKPNEIGFLLSISNLLEDVNKNESLLGKVARLLNISKEHIEDIIQQAKKESEKLLSYTS; encoded by the coding sequence ATGTATGGCGTTTATAAACAGGGGATCTATAACAGAAGAGGAGAGCTAGTATTCTATGAACTTTTTCTTGAGGAAACCACTTCTGGTAAGTATCCAGAAGGTGTAGATCCTCTAAAGGCTACAAGCATAGTGATAGATGTAATAACAGAGCTGGGCCCTAGGAACGTAGGTGGTGGCAAGCTCCTGTTTATAAACGTACCAGCCATATTTTTAGAAGCATCCATGTTTGATTTATTACCCCCAGAATACATAGGTATTGAACTTGTTGAAAATAAACGGCTGAGCAGCACATTCTATGAGAACATAAAGGTCCTTTTAAGACGAGGCTTTAAATTTTGCATAGATGATTTTGGCTTTGAGAAAATAGATTACCTACCTTTGCTGAACAAGTGTCATTATGTGAAGATAGACATAAAAAACAGTCCGTACGATGAAGAAGAACTCACTGAAGTGATCGGTATATTGAAGGACCTTAAAAAAGGAATAATAGCAAAAAATATAGAGACCAAGGAAGATTACGAATTCGCGATAGAATTAGGGTTTGACTTTTTCCAGGGTTTTTATCTGGCCAAACCTATCCGTGTGAAAGATGCAAGAACGGTAGCCTTTATAAAGACCACTATACTAAAACTCTATGAAGCATTAAAGAAGGGAGATATAAAAAATGTTGTGGAAGTGCTAGAAAAGGATGTTGGAGCTACTTACAAGCTTCTAAAGTTTGCAAGCTCTGCTTACTTTCCAAAACCCAAAAGGATATCTACGGTGGATGAAGCCGTAGCGTATTTAGGCTTAGATAATCTGGTAAAGTTCACTATTATTCTTGCTCTCTCTGAAGTCTTCGCAGACGATGATGACATAGAGATATGGAAGAAAGCCCTCTTTAAAGCCATCCTCATGGAAAAGCTCGCAAGTATATACGCACCCCATATAAAAGAAAAAGCCTACCTTGCAGGCCTGTTTTCAACGGCGAGTGAAGCTTTAAACCAGAGTCCAGAGGAAGTAGCAAGGGAGTTATCCTTGGATGAGGACATAATCCAAGCTTACGAAGGAAAGCCCAACGAAATAGGCTTCCTGTTGTCTATAAGTAATCTACTTGAAGATGTGAACAAGAACGAAAGTCTGTTGGGAAAGGTGGCTAGGCTTCTCAACATCTCCAAGGAACACATAGAGGATATAATCCAACAAGCCAAGAAGGAATCAGAAAAGCTTCTTAGTTATACCTCTTAA
- the hypA gene encoding hydrogenase maturation nickel metallochaperone HypA, producing the protein MHEFSIVQSLISLIEKYASEEGAKSVTRVVLQIGPLSGVEPHLLEVAFNTFKEGTVANQAVLEIERTDLAIYCDSCGKEYSKKELNILCPVCGSYGRVVKGDELILKSLEMDV; encoded by the coding sequence ATGCATGAGTTTTCTATAGTCCAAAGCCTTATAAGCCTCATAGAGAAGTATGCAAGCGAAGAAGGTGCAAAGAGTGTAACTAGGGTAGTGCTGCAGATAGGTCCTCTTTCCGGTGTGGAACCTCACCTTTTGGAGGTAGCCTTCAACACCTTCAAGGAAGGTACAGTAGCAAACCAAGCTGTTTTGGAGATAGAGAGAACAGATCTCGCGATTTACTGTGACTCTTGTGGTAAGGAGTATTCTAAAAAAGAACTTAACATACTGTGTCCAGTATGCGGAAGCTACGGAAGGGTGGTAAAAGGAGATGAGCTCATACTTAAGAGCCTCGAGATGGATGTTTAA
- the flgG gene encoding flagellar basal-body rod protein FlgG: MFRALWTAASGMTAQQTNLDVISHNMANVNTVGFKKMRPTFEDLVYQTVRDPGAPTSPATRTPAGFQIGLGVYVADTYGIFTQGNIIQTGNTFDLAIQGDGFFKVVLPDGTIAYTRNGQFKLDANGRLVNTDGYPLDPEITIPPDTISVSIGPDGTVSVLRQGATNVEEVGRLELAKFINPAGLRRIGYNLFIQTDASGDPIIDNPGNQGLGTIMQGYLEASNVNIVEEMVNLIIAQRAFEFNTKAIIASDEMLGQVANLKR; the protein is encoded by the coding sequence ATGTTTAGAGCCCTTTGGACAGCAGCTTCTGGGATGACAGCCCAGCAGACAAACCTTGATGTGATATCTCATAACATGGCCAACGTTAACACCGTAGGCTTTAAAAAGATGAGGCCTACCTTTGAAGATCTGGTGTATCAAACGGTAAGAGACCCAGGAGCGCCTACATCTCCAGCCACAAGGACTCCGGCAGGCTTTCAGATAGGTCTAGGTGTGTACGTGGCAGATACCTACGGCATTTTTACGCAGGGAAACATAATCCAAACGGGCAATACTTTTGACCTTGCCATACAAGGAGATGGATTCTTTAAGGTAGTCCTTCCAGATGGAACCATAGCCTACACTAGGAACGGCCAGTTTAAACTTGATGCCAACGGCAGGCTAGTGAACACGGACGGTTATCCTCTAGATCCAGAGATTACTATACCACCGGACACCATAAGCGTGAGTATAGGACCTGATGGAACTGTATCTGTGCTAAGACAAGGAGCTACAAACGTGGAAGAGGTAGGAAGGCTTGAACTGGCCAAGTTTATAAACCCAGCTGGTTTAAGGAGGATAGGTTACAACCTCTTCATACAGACGGACGCCTCGGGCGACCCCATAATAGACAACCCAGGGAACCAAGGACTTGGCACCATAATGCAGGGATACCTAGAAGCTTCTAACGTAAACATAGTGGAAGAGATGGTAAACCTCATAATAGCCCAGAGGGCCTTCGAGTTCAACACCAAAGCGATAATAGCTTCTGATGAAATGCTCGGTCAAGTAGCTAATCTGAAGAGATAG
- a CDS encoding NAD(P)H-dependent flavin oxidoreductase codes for MDLRPLKLRNKVVPIPIIQGGMGVGISWEKLAGAVAKEGAVGVISAVGTGYRFPNLVKRDKFGRPIGSIYTHSKEALTFMIQEAKRISEGKGAIGVNILCAITDYGRVVKDAIEAGADLIISGAGLPLKLPEYAEDADVALVPIVSSARALNLICRTWEKRYKRLPDAVILEGPKSGGHQGFKYEECFMEEYQLENLFPSVLEEANRWGGIPVIVAGGVWSYRDIKAYMDAGAAGVQMATRFIATHECDAPEIYKRILLEAEEEDIILLKSPVGYPLRVVKTPFVERLLAGYNGWQGCISHCITPCNKGEEAKKVGFCIADRLGAAWLGNYEEGIFISGANGHLLKKQGIIHVSELIKMLTGQIPDPTVEEPAKTV; via the coding sequence ATGGATCTAAGACCGTTGAAATTGAGGAATAAGGTAGTCCCTATACCCATAATCCAGGGGGGTATGGGGGTTGGCATTTCCTGGGAAAAGCTAGCTGGAGCTGTTGCAAAGGAAGGAGCTGTAGGAGTCATATCTGCGGTTGGTACAGGTTACAGATTCCCAAACCTTGTAAAAAGAGACAAATTTGGAAGACCAATAGGTTCTATCTACACGCACAGTAAAGAAGCTTTAACCTTCATGATACAGGAAGCTAAAAGGATATCGGAAGGAAAGGGTGCAATAGGTGTCAACATCCTCTGTGCCATAACCGACTACGGAAGGGTAGTAAAAGATGCTATAGAAGCAGGAGCTGACCTTATCATTTCAGGTGCCGGTCTTCCTCTAAAGCTTCCTGAGTATGCAGAGGATGCTGACGTAGCTCTCGTGCCCATAGTCTCCTCGGCCAGGGCCCTCAACCTCATATGCAGGACCTGGGAAAAGAGGTACAAGAGATTGCCCGATGCCGTTATCTTAGAGGGTCCAAAATCGGGTGGACACCAAGGGTTCAAGTACGAAGAGTGCTTCATGGAAGAGTACCAGCTTGAAAACCTCTTTCCTTCAGTGCTTGAAGAGGCAAACAGATGGGGTGGTATACCCGTAATAGTAGCTGGTGGTGTATGGAGCTACAGGGACATAAAGGCATACATGGATGCCGGAGCTGCAGGAGTTCAAATGGCTACTAGGTTTATAGCCACCCATGAGTGTGACGCACCCGAGATATACAAGCGTATACTTCTTGAGGCTGAAGAAGAAGACATAATATTGCTAAAGTCTCCAGTGGGGTATCCATTAAGGGTGGTCAAAACTCCTTTTGTGGAAAGGCTTTTAGCTGGTTACAACGGCTGGCAAGGCTGCATATCTCACTGCATAACACCCTGCAACAAAGGAGAAGAAGCCAAAAAGGTAGGATTTTGTATAGCTGACAGACTTGGAGCTGCCTGGCTTGGAAACTACGAGGAAGGCATCTTCATAAGTGGAGCAAACGGACATCTTCTGAAAAAGCAGGGCATAATACACGTGAGCGAGCTTATAAAGATGCTTACGGGTCAAATTCCAGATCCTACGGTAGAGGAGCCTGCTAAAACAGTTTAA
- the rpsR gene encoding 30S ribosomal protein S18, with translation MQVKKPAKKTCYFCEQGKDPSYRDYEELRNFMSERGRIIGRRQTGVCAKHQRKLSVAIKRARQLALLPYVIM, from the coding sequence ATGCAAGTGAAAAAACCAGCCAAGAAAACTTGTTATTTCTGTGAGCAAGGAAAAGACCCAAGCTACAGGGATTATGAAGAGCTAAGGAACTTTATGTCCGAAAGAGGAAGAATCATAGGTAGAAGGCAAACGGGAGTCTGCGCAAAACATCAGAGAAAGCTCTCTGTTGCCATAAAGAGGGCCAGACAGCTAGCACTGTTACCATACGTGATCATGTAG
- a CDS encoding AbrB/MazE/SpoVT family DNA-binding domain-containing protein: protein MEDVAKIMARGLITLPSEIRKKVGLKEGDMVKVEVRGEEIVIKKEKRVFDLKGALGGSDLTQKTFAQILAEELKKEGKKL from the coding sequence ATGGAGGACGTAGCAAAGATAATGGCAAGAGGTTTAATAACCCTTCCGAGTGAGATAAGAAAGAAAGTAGGTCTAAAGGAAGGTGACATGGTTAAGGTAGAAGTAAGGGGAGAGGAGATAGTCATAAAGAAGGAAAAGAGAGTATTTGACCTCAAAGGGGCCCTGGGTGGCTCTGACCTAACCCAGAAAACCTTCGCCCAAATTTTGGCAGAGGAATTAAAGAAGGAGGGGAAAAAGCTATGA
- the rpsF gene encoding 30S ribosomal protein S6 has protein sequence MGRKFYKTLRYYESVFVLKPTLTEEEVQKVLKDVRDFIQKKGGVILTEEDWGLKQLAYRIQNFMHGRYFVFQIKTENPQLPNELDFFFKINDNIIRWLNFQVKEKEVKAIAQ, from the coding sequence ATGGGTAGAAAGTTTTACAAGACTCTGCGCTATTACGAAAGTGTGTTCGTGCTCAAGCCTACCCTCACAGAGGAAGAAGTCCAGAAGGTCTTAAAAGACGTAAGGGACTTCATCCAGAAGAAGGGTGGTGTTATACTGACCGAAGAAGACTGGGGTCTAAAGCAGCTAGCTTATAGGATACAAAACTTTATGCATGGTAGATACTTCGTCTTCCAGATAAAGACGGAAAACCCGCAGCTACCCAACGAACTTGACTTCTTCTTCAAGATAAATGACAACATTATCAGATGGCTTAACTTCCAGGTAAAGGAAAAGGAGGTAAAAGCAATTGCTCAATAA
- the glp gene encoding gephyrin-like molybdotransferase Glp — protein MDLMPYEEALSIVLENTVLIGTSERLAFTECLGRVLAEDVLTDTDKPLFDNSAMDGYAVRSQDIQNASEDNPVRLEVIGEVAAGGEQTYTVKQGQAVKVFTGAPLPEGADCVVPVELTQRDGNTVLIKKALKSGANIRRKGEEVKAGEVLIKKGTVIRPYEIGLCASVNKAILSVYTLPKVAVLSTGDEIKDVGEPIEKPSQIRTSNNYTIFAMAKAMGLNVQNLGIVKDDPETIKKILSNIYDYDVFITTGGVSAGDKDFVKMLVREVGVDVKFHKVRIKPAKPILFGTYGKRGLFFGLPGNPVSCAIAFDLIVRPALLKMMGREDYMPTYQEAYLIRTFERKDADRREFVRARVWYENGKLLCDYSEKLQSHMLTSYVGMNAYMVVPEDVKRIEEGSRVKVVYFPWVY, from the coding sequence ATGGACCTGATGCCTTACGAAGAAGCTCTAAGTATAGTCTTAGAAAACACAGTACTCATCGGAACTTCCGAGAGGCTTGCCTTTACAGAGTGTCTAGGTAGGGTGTTGGCAGAAGATGTACTTACCGATACGGATAAACCCCTCTTTGACAACTCGGCAATGGATGGTTATGCGGTAAGAAGTCAGGACATACAAAACGCTTCAGAAGATAATCCTGTAAGGCTTGAGGTGATAGGTGAAGTGGCCGCGGGTGGCGAGCAGACTTACACCGTAAAGCAGGGACAGGCAGTAAAGGTCTTCACAGGTGCACCATTGCCAGAGGGTGCTGACTGCGTAGTTCCTGTAGAGCTAACCCAGAGGGATGGAAATACAGTCCTCATAAAGAAAGCGTTAAAGTCAGGAGCAAACATAAGAAGGAAAGGAGAAGAGGTAAAGGCAGGGGAGGTACTTATAAAGAAAGGGACTGTCATAAGGCCTTACGAGATCGGTCTTTGTGCTTCAGTCAATAAAGCTATCTTGAGCGTATACACCCTCCCAAAGGTAGCCGTTCTATCCACAGGTGACGAGATAAAAGACGTGGGAGAACCTATAGAAAAACCATCCCAGATAAGGACTTCCAACAATTACACCATATTTGCCATGGCAAAGGCAATGGGCCTGAACGTGCAGAACCTTGGAATAGTTAAGGATGACCCAGAAACTATAAAGAAGATTCTTTCCAATATTTATGACTACGATGTTTTTATAACCACTGGTGGTGTATCCGCTGGAGATAAGGACTTTGTTAAGATGCTCGTCAGAGAAGTGGGTGTAGATGTGAAGTTTCATAAGGTTAGGATAAAGCCAGCAAAACCCATACTCTTTGGTACATACGGCAAGAGGGGACTTTTCTTCGGTCTTCCAGGTAATCCTGTTTCGTGTGCTATAGCCTTTGACCTCATAGTTAGGCCTGCCCTCCTTAAGATGATGGGAAGAGAAGACTACATGCCTACTTATCAGGAGGCTTACCTTATAAGAACCTTTGAGAGAAAGGATGCGGATAGAAGGGAGTTTGTGAGAGCAAGGGTTTGGTACGAAAATGGAAAACTCCTGTGCGACTACTCAGAAAAGCTTCAGTCTCATATGCTCACCTCTTATGTGGGCATGAACGCCTACATGGTTGTGCCTGAAGATGTAAAGCGTATAGAGGAAGGCTCTAGGGTTAAAGTGGTCTACTTCCCTTGGGTGTACTGA